tGTGTACTACCAAGCCTAGCATTATATTTTAACAAAGAGAAGCAACTTTGacagatagatggctcagtgggtaaggatgcCTGCCACGAATCCTGACAACATAAATTTCATCACTGGAACTCCcagagtggaagaagagaactgactgctcatgaaagttgtcctctgatcttcataGGCATGTAAGCTCCTGCACTCACTCCAGGGCACACACACGGCAAATGAACAAACGAGAAAACAAGTAGACGGAGAAGAAGATGGCTTAATGGGCAAAGGCAGCACCAATGAACTTAATTCAACCCTCGGAACTCATATAGTGTGGAGAGacccaactcccaaaagttgtccctgacctacacacacacacgaccacatatactcaaacacaacatacatacacacacacacacacacacacacacacaNNNNNNNNNNNNNNNNNNNNNNNNNNNNNNNNNNNNNNNNNNNNNNNNNNNNNNNNNNNNNNNNNNNNNNNNNNNNNNNNNNNNNNNNNNNNNNNNNNNNNNNNNNNNNNNNNNNNNNNNNNNNNNNNNNNNNNNNNNNNNNNNNNNNNNNNNNNNNNNNNNNNNNNNNNNNNNNNNNNNNNNNNNNNNNNNNNNNNNNNNNNNNNNNNNNNNNNNNNNNNNNNNNNNNNNNNNNNNNNNNNNNNNNNNNNNNNNNNNNNNNNNNNNNNNNNNNNNNNNNNNNNNNNNNNNNNNNNNNNNNNNNNNNNNNNNNNNNNNNNNNNNNNNNNNNNNNNNNNNNNNNNNNNNNNNNNNNNNNNNNNNNNNNNNNNNNNNNNNNNNNNNNNNNNNNNNNNNNNNNNNNNNNNNNNNNNNNNNNNNNNNNNNNNNNNNNNNNNNNNNNNNNNNNNNNNNNNNNNNNNNNNNNNNNNNNNNNNNNNNNNNNNNNNNNNNNNNNNNNNNNNNNNNNNNNNNNNNNNNNNNNNNNNNNNNNNNNNNNNNNNNNNNNNNNNNNNNNNNNNNNNNNNNNNNNNNNNNNNNNNNNNNNNNNNNNNNNNNNNNNNNNNNNagaagaagaagaagaagaagaagaagaagaagaagaagaagaagaagaagaagaagaagaagaagaagaagaagaagaagaagaagaaatatgtaCAGATAAGACAAAATCGCCAAAATGCTGAAAGGAGATGCTTGGGAGAGttgggagaagctgaggaaggaaggaaggaaggaagtggtaGAACCTGAGTAGCTAGAGGTTAAGCTATCCAGTCACAGCTGAAACCAGGGCAGACAGATAGCTCCCGCCCCACCCAAAGTTAAAGCAGGAGTGTTGTAGGGCACATGCTggattctccttcctcctccctgccccaatCTTCTCCAATAGCTGAGACTACATTGAGATTATTCTAAAAGGGagcctgggaaatgtagtttgcAGAAAGTTGCGCAATGAATCTCAAACCAGGTGACTAGTTGGTAAATAACCTCGTTCCTTATTTACAGTCTAGTGtttttgtatttgagacagggcctcactgtgtagcattggcttgcctggaacttacTAGGTAGACAAGACAGGTCTCAAACCcattgagatccacctgccttggccccctgagtgctggaactaaaggtataCACCAACATGACCAGCTGTTTTTACATAAAGTCTATCCTAGAATGTAGTCAGGTGTTAAAATTTTTGTTCCAGCTGGACATATGATGCCGTCActtggaagtagaggcaagagaacCAGCAGTTCAAAGTGAGCCTAGGATACAAGAGACcctctctaaaacaaacaaagtctTTGATCTGAGGATTCCAGAATCTACCATGTCATCTCCAGCAGCAAGGAGTCTGTGGTCCAGACAACTTGACTGAGTCTTGTCTGAGTCTAGTCCTTTTATATGCCAAGAGTTTGATTTAGAAGCAAGGTATCTCAACTATTTGTGACTCAGTTTCCAACACTGACTTCTCAGAGGTGTGGTCACCTTTCAGTGAGATAATATATGCAAAATGCTATGATTAATACCTAGCAGATGGTGAGTGATTCCCTAGAAGCACTGAAAATATTTgttgacatttattttaatcacacatacacacacacacgttgcaaTGTATGCCACAGCACACAGGTAGATGGTATTTATTCGTGTTTCATATACACATCACAAGTAACCTGAAGAtaaatttaaacaattatttttagcAATTCTGAAGATGAAACAAAGTTTCACTGTGTGTAATTTCCCACCTGTGGCACTATGTTGGTGCTCAAATAGTTGAAAATAGTGGGAGCCGTTCAGATTTGAATTTTCAGATTAGGGGAAGGTATTACTGAACTTCTCCATGCCAGCacttccttatctgtaaaatggaagaaaCCATAGACTCTACCTCACAGGACTGTTGACAAGAGGAACAAACATCTCGCtgttaaatatttactatatgtgTAGTAAATGTACTTAGGTATAAGcctgaaatgtgaaaaaaaaaattcaacttgtTATTTTTCAACTTTGTAAATATTACCCACCTGTGCCACAGGAAACCGGAAACCCACAAAATTTAATAATACCACCCGGTGACTGAGACTAATTGTTACTATCGGATAAAAACACTTCACTTCCTATGTCTGCCAACGTGCTTAGGGCTCCATCTACAATATTACCCTAAATGTTCACAAGTACCATAGGAAGGAGTCACACTATCATGACCCTCAATTTTACAGGACTGCTGAACGGAGGAGTAATTTTCTCAAGTCCACGGATCTAGCAAGTGAAGCCATACTACATTCGTTGCGATCAATGGATCTCAGCAGGGGAGCAAGCAACACTGTTGGGACAAAGGTACCCAGTCTAGGCCCCAGCCTACAGGAAGTGTCAGTTTCCAAAGCTGAGGCGGGGGCGGGAGTGATGAATAAACATTGTAACAGATAATTATAATAGCGCCTGGTACTTGGTTCAGTAAAGGCTTACTATCAGAAGCGCTACGAGATCTAAGGCGCTGGGTCAAGAAAAAGCACTGAGGATTTAAGGGTCCAAAGACACTTAACAGTTACGGCGGGAAAAGCAGACCTCCTTTGACAAAACACATCCTGAAAGATAACGCAGGCGGCAGGCAAAGGGCGATCCGGAGCGTGACGGCAAAAGCAACCCGGAAAGGAGCAGAGCGCCGGTGGGCGTGGCCGCGCGGTGACTGGCAGGGGTGGGGCCAGGCTGGCCGCGCCCCTCGTCGCCGGCTGCTGGGCTTCGGCCGGGGTCCGCAGGGCACCGCGAGCTGTGCAAAGCCGCCGTCCCCTGAGGGCCGCGGGAACCGAGCCGCGCGCCGGCTCGGGGACGGACAGTCCACAAAGTTTGGTCTGCGGAGGAAGCAGCGTCGAGCCCGGCAGGTGCGGCCGGGCCTGGCCGGGGCGCTCGCGGCCTTCCGGGCGAGCACCGCCGGCCACTGGTAAGGAGCGATCAACTCTGAAGTTGGCAAGAGGCGTCACGCCTGTTCCTCTCCTCCGTGCGTCCAGCTCTGGCACCCCGAGCCTGGGTCGCTCCGGGGCTATGCAGCCCCCACCCGGCGAGGAGCTTCCTGCCAGGTAGACAAGCGGCGCCCCGGGACCCTGCCGGCACCCCTGTTCGACCCAGGATGCTATCggccctccctcttcttttcctcctcctcggTAAGAGTCCCCGCCCCGGTGTCACTGCCCGCCGTCCCGCGCCCTCCTTGGCGACCCACGATCCCCGCGACCGCCGCCCCGTCGAGCCTCGGCCTCCTCTCGGGCTGTCCCACACTGTCCCTCCCACTCACAGCCAGGGAAGGCGACCTTTCGGCGAGGTCACGCACCTCCTTCCGGCTCCTCTACCCCTTCCTATAAACTGTCCGGAAGTCTCAGATGGGCCTCCCCCTGGAGTTGCCCAGGTGAAGAAAACTTGACTTTCTCTGCTGCTCTTTCTCGATCCCCCTCTAGGAGGTGCTCTGGCCCGCCCAGACCGGATCACTTTCCCAAATTCTGGTAAGTAGAGGGAGTTCCTAGGGTTCTGAGGCATGGGAATGAAGATGCACCCTAGAGAAAAGAATCTCTCCCCTGGATCCTGGAGTCTGCTACAATTTTAAAATAGGTATCATCCATTATTTTACAGAAAGGGTAACTGAAGCCCAAGGTGAACTTGCACCTGGTAGTTGTTACGAACCATCTCATTTTTTATGTATGATATCTGTGTTTTTTCTCCCTAGTTAGGGTAAGGTCTTCCTGAGAGTAGAAACGGTATTTCCTCTGCCAGCTGACCCTGTGGCTGGCACAAAGCCTACAGTAACATTACTTATAGTGTTAATATTTAAGATGAAGTATATAAAGAATATGGAATAGGAGTAGGGTGGTCaactcctataatcccagcactcaggaggcagaggcaggagaatcagttcaaggccagcctcagctatatagtgaCTTTGAggatagcctaggctacaaaggatttttgtctttaaacaaaacaacaacaacagcaacaaaaatggagAGGGACCAGTTGGCTGTAATTGGTGGGTGGAGGTTTTTGCCATCTTGAGGCATTCAGAGGGGAAGAATGTTAAAGAACTCTACCGgtgtccctcccttctccctctagCTTGTGAGGCGCCCCCAGCAGTGCTCTCAGAAGTACAAGGCACTTTACAGAGGCCGCTAGGCCGGGACAGCCGAAGCTCCCCTGCCAACTGCACCTGGGTTATCCTGGGCAGCCAGGATCAGACAGTAACTGTCAGGTGAGAAATAAGGCAAGTCCCCATTTCTCTCTACTGCcagcttccctctccctctgagaATGCCCTTGATCACCTTTCTATGGTATTTCCATCCTTGTCAGCAGAAGAGAACTGGGTTTGGCTGGGTCTGCTGTAAAAGCTTAGCTGTGGTGGATATTTAGCTTGGGGACTGTCCGTCTCAAAAGGACCCGAGAAGTTATCTGGGCTCAGCTAGACTTGGGATGAGTCCTTGAATCCTAGCGTGGCCTAGTTGTTAATCAGCTCGGACCCTTCCTCAGGGGTGGGACTGTATTGCTAGCTCGTTGGTGGAACGCTTGTGTGGCGtgtgcagaagacctgggttcagtctctagcAAAACCAACCTCCTCTGGGTCTGCCTGTCTTCATTGCACTGCTCCATCCTTTACTCTCCCTCCCCgtacccctccctctcctcttccccctctcccttcttccctcctcttccccttcccctctctcctctctcatcctctcctctcctttttttttttttttttaaagatttatttatttattttatttatctgaatacaccattgctctcttcagacacactggaagagggcatcagatctcattacagatggttgtgagccaccatgtggttgctgggaattgaactcagggcctccggaggagcagtcactgctcttaactgctgagccatctcaccagcccatccctccctttctgtttttgagacagaatttcactgtgtagcccaggctggcattaaGTTTGCTCCATCTCATCCTCCCAGATTTTGGGTTTTCCTGTGAAATCACTGTGCCCAgtatccctttttcttttttcttattttttctttctttttttttgtttgttttttctgttttttgtttttattttttgtttttttgtttttcatttggttggtttgttgtttggggtttcttgtgtggttttggttggttttgttttgtttattttgctttcagtACTGGGAAACAAGTCAGGGGTTCACACATCCTAGATGAGAGCACCCTACCTCTAAGCAGCAATCCCAGCCCTGTACCCCTAAGTCTCCTCATTGGGGCCCATGTCACCTGGCAGTTTACCTCATACATGTTACTTGATGAGAACTTATCCAGAGAGCAGAATGgtaatggcacacgcctttaatcccagcacccaggaggcagagacaggctcactctgtgagttcgagaccagcctggtctaaatcctgagttccaggatagccaaggctatataaagaaaccctatctcaaaaacaaagtaaacaaaggaAACACCAAAGAATATATCCAGAAAGGAGTATGAAGGAGAGAACAATCTAAGGGACTGTTGACCCATGGTACAGCCCTGGGGACCTCAGATTTTCCCTTGTCGCTTGTGGAGCTGAGCTGTTGTGGTTAATTGAACATTTTGTCAACTAACTGCCGGGCACCGTGCTTGGGTGATGGTATTGCCACACTGCAAAGTAGTTACCCTGGTCTCACATTGGTCCCTGAGCACATCAGTTCTCTCAGAGGGCTCTAGGAAGGGTCTGGTGGTCTGATGGCACCTCTGTTGGAACTCTGCCCCCCTCCTTGCTTATGTTCTTCCCCATCAACTCTATTTACTGGATTGGCTGTGTTCTCATTTGGCTCTTTGAATCATGGGTAAGGAAGCATTTGTACTTCTTGGGCTACCAGGGACCTGTCATCAAgaggggaggcagggggtggggggcaaagcCCCAGAGTATCTCATGTCTTGTGCTTCTTATACCTCATAGGTTCCAGAAGCTGCACCTGGCCTGTGGCTCAGAGCATTTAATCCTACACTCCCCTCTACAGCCACCAATCTCCCTGTGTGAGGCCCCTTCTGGCCCTTTGCAACTACCAGGGGGCAATGTCACCATTACATACAGCTATGCTGGGGCCAGAGCACCCATGGACCAAGGCTTCTTGCTGACTTACAGTCAAGGTAGGCTGAACAGGGAGTGCGGTGGGACCGTTGGAGGAGAAGTGGAGTCCCTAGGGAAGAGGCAAGGATCCTGGGAGTTCTGGCGCTTCCCTGTCTCTTGATGCCTCTGCAGATTGGCTGCTGTGCCTGCAGGAGGAGTTCCAGTGCCTGAACCACCGCTGCATTCCGGCTGCTCAGCGCTGCGATGGGATCGATGCCTGTGGGGATGGCTCGGATGAGGCGGGCTGCAGCTCAGATCCGTTCCCTAACCTGAACCCAGCCCCCGCTCCAACTCTGGCCTGCAATCTCACCTTGGAGGACTTCTATGGGGTCTTTTCTTCCCCTGGATATTCACACCTGGCCTCAGTCTCCCACCCCCAGTCCTGCCTGTGGCTGCTGGACCCCCATGACGGCCGGAGGCTGGCAGTGCGCTTCACAGCCCTGGACTTGAGTTATGGAGATGCAGTGCATGTGTATGATGGGGCTGGACCTCCCGAGACCCCTCGACTGCTGCGTAGCCTCACCCACTTCAGCAATGGCAAGGCTGTCACTGTGGAGACCCTATCTGGTCAGGCTGTTGTGTCCTACCACACAGTTGCTTGGAGCAGTGGCCGGGGCTTTAATGCTACCTACCACGTCCGGGGCTACTGTTTACCTTGGGACAGACCCTGCGGCTTGGGCTCTGGCGTGGGGGCTAGTGAAAACCTAGGTGAGCGTTGCTATAGCGAGGCACAGCGCTGTGACGGCTCGTGGGACTGTGCCGATGGCACAGATGAGGAGGGTTGCCCTGGCTGCCCACCAGGACACTTCCCCTGTGGAGCTGCAGGCACCCCTGGTGCCACAGCCTGCTACCTGCCTGCTGACCGCTGCAACTACCAGACGTTCTGCGCCGATGGCGCGGATGAGAGGCGCTGCCGGCATTGCCAGCCCGGCAACTTCCGGTGCAGGGATGagaagtgtgtgtatgagacatGGGTGTGTGACGGGCAGCCAGACTGTACTGACGGCAGTGACGAGTGGGACTGCTCCTACGCCCTGCCCCGAAAAGTCATCACGGCAGCGGTCATCGGCAGCCTGGTGTGTGGCCTGTTGCTGGTCGTCGCTCTCGGCTGCACCTGCAAACTCTATGCCATCCGCACCCAGGAGTACAGGTCAGTTGGAGAGGGGCTGGCTGTGGAGGACTCGGGACCGAGGGTGAGATGGGACCCATGCAGTTCCTGGGCACTGAGCAGGCCCACCTCGGGAAGTGGTTCCTGCCGTCAGGTCAGCTCGTGAGAGTAGTCTCTAGGAAGGAAGGGACATGACTTTGGACAGACCTGGCCTGGGAATGGAGGGAAGAGGCCTTCTGGGCCGAGGCACATTGCCCTCACTGTGAGTGACTTCTGACTGAGTGGCCCTCCTTTCTCCTAGCATCTTTGCCCCCCTCTCGCGGATGGAGGCTGAGATTGTGCAGCAGCAGGCACCCCCTTCCTATGGGCAACTCATTGCCCAGGGTGCCATCCCGCCTGTGGAAGACTTCCCCACAGAGAACCCTAACGATGTAAGTCATTCTTCCGACCTTGGACCTCATGGTGACAGCCTTGTTTCCTACCTAGCCATCTGGCCACCCTGATTCTGACGTCTGCCTCTCTCTTTGCAGAACTCTGTGCTGGGAAACCTACGTTCTCTGCTTCAGATCTTACGCCAGGATATGACTCCAGGTGGTACTTCAGGGGGCCGCCGTCGCCAGCGTGGCCGCTCCGTTCGCCGTCTGGTTCGCCGTCTCCGTCGTTGGGGCCTGCTTCCTCGAACCAATACCCCAGCTCGGGCCCCTGAGACCAGATCCCAGGTCACACCCTCTGTTCCCTCTGAGGCCCTGGAGGACAGCGCAGGCCAAGCCTGTGAGGGTGGGGCAGTAGGGGGGCAGGATGGGGAGCAGGCTCCTCCACTACCCATCAAGACCCCCATCCCAACCCCAAGCACACTTCCGGCCCTTGCTACTGTCTCTGAGCCCCCAGGGCCGCTACCCTCAGTGCCTGTAGAATCATCGCTGTTGTCTGGAGTTGTCCAGGTCCTACGAGGTCGCCTCCTACCCAGCCTGTGGTCCCCAGGCCCCACTTGGACCCAAACTGGAACTCATCCAACAGTCCTATCCCCAGAGGATGAGGACGATGTATTGTTAATGCCACTGGCTGAGTCAGAAGTCTGGGTGGTTGAGGCAGAGGATGAACCGCTGCTTGCTTGAGGGACTCTAGGCACAATGGTATGATCCTTGGAAGTGGTTCAGCTTCCCCACTGATCTATGTAGCACAGAAAATTAGTGTCCCTCTGGCAGGGAGAGCGTTCACTGTGCACACCTTCTGTGTATGACAAGAGACTTCACCACCACCCTCTGCCCAGCCTGCTGTCCAGGTGGCTGTGTTATGAAAGGTCCCACAAGGGTCACAGGCTTGGACACTCCGTTCTTTCCAGCTCCCCACCCAAAAGTGGCCTTAACTACTAGACTGGTTGGCTGGAGACCTAGCCACCAAGGGGGGGATTTGGCCAGGGTGATGGTTTTGCCAGCCTCCATCCCTGTGGTGCCTGGCCCACTTGAGGACACAAGTGCTTTTGCCCCTTAGCTGCATCATTGTCCAGGAAATcaagacaacaaaaataaaggaatcaTAAACTTCAGCCCTTGGTAAATCAGCTGTGagcctgcatcctgcatcctctctgtccatctctgtcaTGCAGGGAACCCTGAGGAATAGCCTTCTCCATCTTCATTCACTAGGACCCAGCCCTGCACTGACTGACATCAGGCTCAGCATCAGGCTCAGCGTGAACTCAGTGCAGGCCCAGTTCAGAGCCAGCTGAGCCCTGACGTCAAGAAAGGGTCCGATTATGGAGTGCTCTCACAACACAGATCACAGCAGCAATCTGTTCCTGGGTAAAACCCGGGAGCCACTGGCTCTCCACCCCAGCCAAGCAAGAGAGGTGAGGTCTCAACCTGGGCCGTTCAAagcagggagagaagcaggagggagtTTGAGGTTGTGAAATTCCTGCACACCTGACCAAATCCAAGGGGTCTTCCTGGAGGAGgacacaaagtgagttcccaaCCATGCTGTCAGCAGTAAGATGAGTTCTAGACAGGAGAAGCAGGTTAAAACACAGAGGCTAGGCCCAACCTCGGTGAAGCCCAAGGAGAGGTTGGAGCTGAAGTGCTGAGCATGGTGGGTGAGGGAATGAGATGGGAGAC
The sequence above is drawn from the Mus pahari chromosome 8, PAHARI_EIJ_v1.1, whole genome shotgun sequence genome and encodes:
- the Lrp10 gene encoding low-density lipoprotein receptor-related protein 10, yielding MLSALPLLFLLLGGALARPDRITFPNSACEAPPAVLSEVQGTLQRPLGRDSRSSPANCTWVILGSQDQTVTVRFQKLHLACGSEHLILHSPLQPPISLCEAPSGPLQLPGGNVTITYSYAGARAPMDQGFLLTYSQDWLLCLQEEFQCLNHRCIPAAQRCDGIDACGDGSDEAGCSSDPFPNLNPAPAPTLACNLTLEDFYGVFSSPGYSHLASVSHPQSCLWLLDPHDGRRLAVRFTALDLSYGDAVHVYDGAGPPETPRLLRSLTHFSNGKAVTVETLSGQAVVSYHTVAWSSGRGFNATYHVRGYCLPWDRPCGLGSGVGASENLGERCYSEAQRCDGSWDCADGTDEEGCPGCPPGHFPCGAAGTPGATACYLPADRCNYQTFCADGADERRCRHCQPGNFRCRDEKCVYETWVCDGQPDCTDGSDEWDCSYALPRKVITAAVIGSLVCGLLLVVALGCTCKLYAIRTQEYSIFAPLSRMEAEIVQQQAPPSYGQLIAQGAIPPVEDFPTENPNDNSVLGNLRSLLQILRQDMTPGGTSGGRRRQRGRSVRRLVRRLRRWGLLPRTNTPARAPETRSQVTPSVPSEALEDSAGQACEGGAVGGQDGEQAPPLPIKTPIPTPSTLPALATVSEPPGPLPSVPVESSLLSGVVQVLRGRLLPSLWSPGPTWTQTGTHPTVLSPEDEDDVLLMPLAESEVWVVEAEDEPLLA